In Thermococcus bergensis, one DNA window encodes the following:
- a CDS encoding IS982 family transposase (programmed frameshift), translated as MVVMNFQQEILIIKSEIYPIISKHYPKNTHREIISLYDLITFAILAHLHFNGVYKHAYRVLIEEMKLFPKIRYNKLTERLNRHEKLLLLAQEELFKKHAREYVRILDSKPIQTKELARKNRKDKEGSSEVISEKPAVGFVPSKKKFYYGYKLTCYSDGNLLALLSVDPANKHDVSVVREKFWVIVEEFSGCFLFLDKGYVSRELEEEFLRFGVVYTPVKRGNQISNLEEKKFYKYLSDFRRRIETLFSKFSEFLLRPSRSVSLRGLAVRILGAILAVNLDRLYNFTGGGN; from the exons GTGGTTGTTATGAACTTTCAGCAGGAAATCCTGATCATAAAATCCGAAATCTATCCGATAATCAGCAAACACTACCCGAAAAACACTCACAGGGAAATAATCAGCCTCTACGACCTAATAACCTTCGCAATACTAGCACACTTGCACTTTAACGGAGTTTACAAGCACGCTTACAGAGTCCTAATCGAAGAAATGAAACTGTTCCCCAAAATCAGGTACAACAAACTAACAGAACGCTTGAACAGGCACGAAAAACTCCTACTCCTAGCACAGGAAGAATTATTCAAAAAACACGCCAGAGAATACGTTAGAATACTGGACTCAAAGCCCATTCAGACCAAGGAGTTGGCCAGAAAAAACAGGAAGGATAAGGAGGGTTCTTCAGAAGTCATCTCTGAAAAGCCCGCAGTTGGGTTTGTTCCCTCTA AAAAAAAGTTTTACTATGGGTACAAGCTGACCTGTTACTCTGATGGAAATTTGCTGGCTTTACTGTCTGTTGATCCGGCGAATAAGCATGATGTGAGTGTTGTCCGGGAAAAGTTCTGGGTGATTGTTGAGGAGTTTTCCGGCTGTTTTCTGTTTTTGGATAAGGGGTATGTTAGCAGGGAACTCGAGGAGGAGTTTTTGAGGTTTGGCGTTGTTTACACGCCAGTAAAGCGGGGGAATCAGATTAGTAATCTGGAGGAGAAGAAGTTTTACAAGTACTTGTCTGACTTTCGCAGGAGGATTGAGACTTTGTTTTCGAAGTTTTCTGAGTTTCTTCTGAGGCCGAGCAGGAGTGTTAGTTTGAGGGGGTTAGCTGTCAGGATTTTAGGGGCGATTCTGGCCGTGAATCTGGACAGATTATACAACTTCACAGGTGGTGGGAACTAG
- the crcB gene encoding fluoride efflux transporter CrcB: protein MNTKILLAVGIGGMLGAIIRYGIAGLLPVYKDFPVGTLLVNSTASFLLGYLYGLIFFGYEVSPNWRAFFGTGFCGGLSTFSTFSYETFSLLREREHFLALMNISANVIITVGLVFLGFLLARR from the coding sequence ATGAACACTAAAATCCTCTTGGCAGTTGGCATTGGGGGAATGCTGGGAGCAATAATACGCTATGGCATTGCGGGCTTACTCCCAGTTTACAAGGATTTTCCGGTAGGAACTTTATTGGTGAATAGTACAGCCAGCTTTCTGCTTGGTTATTTATATGGACTAATCTTCTTCGGCTATGAAGTTTCTCCCAACTGGAGAGCCTTTTTTGGAACCGGGTTCTGCGGTGGATTGAGTACGTTCTCGACTTTTTCATACGAGACTTTTAGCCTTTTAAGAGAGAGGGAGCATTTTCTTGCCCTAATGAACATCTCGGCAAACGTTATAATAACCGTAGGTTTAGTATTTTTGGGATTCCTTCTTGCAAGGAGGTGA
- a CDS encoding zinc metalloprotease, which yields MELIGFVHLGNTFNEKVIARAYKRVNSYFKSKNLPIRLVYLGEIELGPGYLVNIQTDSGSVKGYPLEGITELLHAKLLHVQEEFLEKKKARAEKSNCLGKEVVMNKIFGIVNFPIVSRNPYLDFYEKFLGVQQDFHKLTVMVLSVKPFESENEKLFEDRLFKGILHEIGHAFGLNHCQEDCVMNPPKIVAEWDLRRDDFCEKCFLELRKNVRGETD from the coding sequence ATGGAACTTATTGGCTTTGTACATCTTGGCAACACATTCAACGAAAAGGTAATTGCCAGAGCCTATAAGCGAGTTAACAGCTATTTTAAGTCAAAGAACCTCCCGATAAGACTTGTTTATCTTGGAGAGATCGAACTGGGTCCAGGATATCTTGTCAATATCCAAACAGATAGCGGGAGCGTTAAAGGGTACCCCCTCGAGGGAATTACCGAGCTTTTGCACGCTAAACTTTTACATGTTCAGGAAGAATTTCTTGAAAAGAAGAAAGCAAGAGCAGAAAAAAGCAATTGCCTTGGCAAAGAAGTTGTCATGAATAAGATATTTGGAATAGTAAACTTCCCCATAGTGTCAAGAAACCCCTATCTGGATTTTTACGAGAAATTTTTGGGAGTTCAGCAGGATTTTCACAAATTAACGGTCATGGTTCTCTCGGTAAAGCCTTTTGAATCTGAAAACGAGAAGCTTTTTGAAGACAGGCTTTTCAAAGGAATTTTGCATGAAATTGGCCACGCTTTCGGATTAAATCACTGCCAAGAAGACTGCGTTATGAACCCTCCAAAGATCGTTGCTGAATGGGACTTAAGAAGGGACGATTTCTGTGAAAAGTGCTTTTTGGAGCTGAGGAAGAATGTTAGAGGGGAAACGGATTAG
- the coaBC gene encoding bifunctional phosphopantothenoylcysteine decarboxylase/phosphopantothenate--cysteine ligase CoaBC, producing MLHHVKLIYATKSRKLVGKKIVLAIPGSIAAVECVKLARELIRHGAEVHAVMSENAQKIIHPYAMEFATGNKVVTEITGFVEHVELAGEHGNKADLILVCPATANTISKIACGIDDTPVTTVVTTAFAHTPIMIAPAMHSTMYEHPIIKENIEKLKKLGVEFIGPRFEEGKAKVASIEEIVYHVIKKLHKKDLAGKRVLVTAGATREYIDPIRFITNRSSGKMGVAIAEEAEFRGAEVTLIRTKGSVPSFVENQIEVETVEEMLEAIEKELSTKKYDVVILAAAVSDFTPKEKAESKIKSGQPLVIELVPTPKIIQRVKELQPDVFLVGFKAEYGVSEEELIEQARKQIEKAKSDVVIANRGEVAFESEVNEVYWVTKEGYEKFPLMSKKELAEKIWDKIVEILK from the coding sequence ATGCTTCATCATGTAAAGCTTATATATGCAACAAAGAGCCGGAAGCTTGTTGGAAAGAAGATAGTGCTTGCCATACCGGGAAGCATAGCGGCCGTGGAGTGTGTCAAGCTTGCAAGGGAGCTCATAAGGCACGGAGCAGAAGTTCATGCAGTTATGAGCGAAAACGCTCAGAAGATAATCCATCCCTACGCAATGGAATTTGCTACTGGCAATAAAGTGGTTACGGAAATAACGGGCTTCGTTGAACATGTTGAGCTTGCCGGAGAACACGGGAACAAAGCAGATTTAATTCTTGTATGCCCGGCAACCGCTAACACGATAAGCAAAATAGCCTGCGGAATTGATGATACTCCCGTTACCACCGTTGTAACGACGGCTTTTGCCCATACGCCGATAATGATTGCTCCGGCAATGCACTCGACGATGTATGAGCATCCGATAATAAAGGAGAACATTGAAAAGCTCAAGAAGCTTGGAGTCGAGTTTATTGGGCCGAGGTTTGAGGAAGGGAAGGCTAAAGTAGCTTCGATAGAAGAAATAGTTTATCACGTTATAAAAAAGCTTCACAAGAAGGATTTAGCTGGGAAGAGAGTCCTGGTAACTGCGGGGGCTACAAGGGAGTACATAGACCCGATAAGATTCATCACCAACAGGAGCAGTGGGAAGATGGGTGTTGCGATAGCCGAGGAGGCGGAATTTAGAGGAGCGGAAGTGACACTCATAAGAACCAAGGGAAGCGTGCCGAGCTTTGTCGAAAACCAAATAGAGGTTGAAACAGTCGAAGAGATGCTTGAGGCAATAGAAAAAGAGCTTTCAACCAAGAAATACGACGTTGTTATTCTGGCAGCTGCCGTTAGCGACTTCACCCCCAAGGAGAAAGCGGAAAGTAAGATAAAGAGCGGCCAGCCCTTGGTCATCGAGCTTGTCCCAACGCCGAAGATAATCCAGCGGGTCAAGGAACTCCAGCCCGATGTCTTTTTGGTGGGCTTCAAAGCGGAGTACGGTGTTAGTGAAGAAGAGCTAATCGAGCAGGCGAGAAAGCAAATAGAAAAGGCGAAGAGCGACGTGGTAATAGCTAACAGGGGAGAGGTTGCCTTCGAAAGTGAAGTGAACGAAGTCTACTGGGTAACCAAGGAAGGCTATGAGAAGTTCCCGCTGATGAGCAAAAAGGAGCTGGCAGAGAAGATATGGGACAAGATTGTGGAAATTTTAAAGTAA
- a CDS encoding DUF835 domain-containing protein: MLENGFEPVFRFLVNLKDQILLKDSILVLIVDERALEEKHAFLLQREFKKIL, from the coding sequence ATCCTAGAGAACGGGTTTGAGCCTGTTTTTAGATTTCTCGTTAATTTGAAGGATCAAATCCTGCTTAAAGATTCGATTCTTGTCCTTATAGTTGATGAAAGAGCCCTAGAAGAAAAGCATGCTTTTCTCCTGCAGAGGGAGTTTAAAAAGATCCTCTAA
- a CDS encoding DUF190 domain-containing protein, producing the protein MVEIEHWNTLRMKIYIGESDTWHGRPLYKAIVEKLREMGLAGATVYRGIYGFGKKSRVHSSDVLRLSTDLPIIIEAVDRGHMIERAINEIKPMIKDGMITVEPVIVVWVGTREEMRKFEEDAVREE; encoded by the coding sequence ATGGTAGAAATTGAACACTGGAATACCCTGAGAATGAAAATTTACATAGGGGAAAGTGATACTTGGCATGGAAGACCGCTTTATAAGGCAATAGTAGAAAAACTGAGGGAGATGGGACTTGCTGGGGCAACTGTATATAGAGGGATTTATGGCTTTGGAAAAAAGAGTAGAGTGCACTCAAGTGATGTTTTAAGGCTTTCAACGGATCTGCCGATAATAATTGAGGCCGTGGATAGGGGGCACATGATAGAGAGGGCTATAAACGAGATAAAGCCAATGATAAAGGACGGCATGATAACAGTTGAGCCTGTTATAGTTGTGTGGGTGGGGACAAGGGAAGAAATGAGGAAGTTCGAGGAAGATGCCGTTAGGGAGGAGTAG
- a CDS encoding DUF835 domain-containing protein, with protein MLFVENDVIGESAYFALFYIPFAFGIMKNFLGIFIPNNKRRVSDKPLSSGAYIYPSLNIDYLITEILRDRNILAVVRNPHLFEKYKLPILWLSKVEKENSVSPTHLEKILYWAVTMATSGDALIIDGLFHR; from the coding sequence ATGTTATTTGTTGAAAATGATGTCATTGGAGAAAGCGCTTATTTTGCTCTTTTTTATATTCCGTTTGCTTTTGGCATAATGAAGAACTTTCTTGGAATTTTTATTCCAAATAACAAGCGAAGGGTGAGCGATAAGCCGCTTTCTTCAGGTGCATATATTTATCCTTCACTTAACATTGATTACCTTATCACCGAAATTCTTAGAGATAGGAACATATTGGCGGTTGTTAGAAATCCCCATCTTTTTGAGAAGTATAAACTCCCTATTCTGTGGTTGAGCAAAGTGGAAAAAGAGAATTCGGTTAGTCCAACTCACCTTGAAAAGATTCTTTACTGGGCGGTGACTATGGCCACAAGTGGAGATGCTTTGATTATTGATGGGCTGTTTCATAGGTAG